CTCATGTTTACTACGCCGACACTAGTGATAGCTCGCGGTCTCGTGAACCATCAGAGCAGATACGGCGTGCTGAACGCATCATTCGGACACTGACAGCGACGACTCACGACTACCTCATGAACAATTTCTGGACGCACTACAATAGTGTGCTCAAAATCATTCACAGAGAATCGTTCGAATCCGATCGAGAGTCGCAAAGCCCAAAGTTCTACTCGTCGTTCCTGCACATCGCAATCTTGGCTATGGGCTTCCGATTTGCTGATTGCAGTCGTGACGACATGAAAAGAATGGCTTTGGGGAACCGGGAGAGCACTTTGCACAGGGAGGCCAAGTACATGCTCGATGTCGAACTCGAGAGACCTGGTGGAATACCCAGCGTACAggccctccttcttctcggcgACCTGGAATGCGGCGTTGGCAGAGATAATACTGGGTGGATGTATGCTGGTAAGCCGATCGCGTGCCTCTTCAAAGAACACATAATAATGATGCTTCATCAGGGATGGCGAATAGATTAGCTTTTGACATCGGGCTCCATTTGGACTGCCGTAACAGTGGTTTTGACGAACAGGAGGTCGACATCCGCCATATGGTGATGAGAGCCTGCGTGATATACGACAAATATTGGTCCCTATTCCTGGGTCGGCCCACGAGCATCAAAAGCCAAGATGTCGGCATGGATCTACTATCGCGGCGCTTCTCACAGCTCACGTCGCTCATGGGAACGCCTGGGCCCACTAACAAGGAAAATCAAACTGTGGAAATCTACGATCAGCTCGTTGAGTTGATGGAGCTTGCGGGTCGTATCGTGGAAGCTAGAGACAGCCGGCAATCACCAGCGAGCCTTCATAAGAGAGACGGAGCGGATAGCGAAGAAGATGCGTATGTTCAGAGCACCAACCTCGATCGCCAATTGCAGAATTGGTATAGGCGGTTGCCGGAACATTTGCAGTGGAAGCCTGCCAACATCAAGCATGCACCGTTCAGCTACTTCCTTCTTCACCAGCAATATCACGTGTCGATGATATTGCTGCACCGTTCGTGGGCGAATTACGAAGAGGTTTCTGGCGATACCATCAGCACTGACGCAAACCTTACGCCGAACTCGAACCCTGACTCCAAAGACACATCCGACCACCATCAATTCAATCACTCCCTAGGGACGAACGTGTCACAATCAACCACAGACACAGGCCGAGTTGCATCATCGCGCAGTATCTGTAGTTTCCATGCGATTAGAGTGGCTAGAATCTTCTGGCAACACCGACAACGTTTTGACGGTACCAAGATATTCATCACCGGCATTCAGCACGCCGGTACTGCAGCAATTGCTCTGATTGCGGCACTGGCATATCACCGTTGCGAGTCTGATAGGCGAACGTACCTCGGATACCTAGAGATTCTGGCCAGCGCTATCAGCGACATGAGTCAAGTCTACCAGCCAGCAGCACGCATGGACAACCTACTGAAGGCGGTGCTTCGGAAACTCCGGACCGACAACGACAGTCTCGACGGTGCCAGCCAGCCGCCTATCATATTGACGGGCAGCGAAAAGAGTCTCCTTTCAAGTCCTGGCTGGAGAGGCAACACGGACAGTGTCTACTCCTTTCTACCAGCTAGACGTGAGGCGGAAGTCAGGGACAGCCCACCGAATAAAAGACGTCGCCCATCGACGAGCAGTCGAAGAGCGTCCGAGTTCGCTCGCCCGCCCTTACCTTTCTTCGGCGCCAAGACGCAGTCGTCGACGCGCAGGTCGTCGCAGAGCAACGTGTACGCAAACATCAGTTCTCCCCTAGAGCCCGCGACGTATCATCCAGGCGGAAACGATCATCAGCTATTCAATCTAGACTTTCTCAACGGTTCGGCGATAGATAATGATAGAGAAGGCGACGCTTCGGATGCCAAGAGCAAACCTGTGGAGGATTGCATATTTGTTTCGCCACTGTCCAACAGCTGGGCACAGGACATTACGACCAACGGTAACGCATCGCCGTCTCGAAAGGCGAATCTGCGGTATGGCGATTTAGAACTGAACGATTGGGAGTCTGGAGCATCCGGGATCGGTCTTGAGTCACCGTCCAGCTTTCAGCTCAGTGGTGGAGGGGAAAGTGGCCGGGAAAGCCAGCAAAAGGTCCACAAAGAGGAACCCACTCAGAGCAGTCTCAAGAGTGAGGCCAAGGGCACAGTCATGGATCAAGGAGGTTTCGGGCCCTTTGGCCATGACGCCATGGACTGGATGGGTACCGATGGTGGTCTGGACACCATGACCTCTGTGAGTCTGATTGAGCTGGTGCAGAGTTCCATTGCTGGTAAGGCAGAGAGGCGTCCGGCGGACGAAGCGCCTAGAAACCACGAACTGGACTTTTTGAGCTTCTGAGTCAACCTTATCGCATGGGAATACAGAC
The DNA window shown above is from Colletotrichum lupini chromosome 7, complete sequence and carries:
- a CDS encoding fungal specific transcription factor domain-containing protein — protein: MLVNSTLRLVINKIQRNLRLYLSLLVKGSQPSCCPLRPPRKTVGKSASSNSTSDLDVQCHCAVHLRHPVDLTTFPASDVQPSLSMGRPDLFHSPLGQHPADMDSCPRRRRRPIWSIPPLFVVSIWPTQSWLLRPPVAHYPQTIDCGFAGYPASSSLRLGLSGKSEIRRRDKCRIRWIIPDSSPELGAFTNPPTQPSSEFGSAMARCKCKIGETSCLEPSPRHAPPPAPTPFHPTTSELACPGSTALPLSLPSRHSSPGQQPERNLKEGAPLFVVTVGSSLESRRSWTCSSSIFGILAVGQPFPSDFALVFQYPSSNSSGSSLAQFHHRDTYTFPRIIPLDEAGQGSNDDAGITAQENTTPRIPSTRQAKNQQGESECVQCKKAGNECVIKNDDERRRPISKAYMSSLSDRIAMLEGMLQEKGVQPPPAVHPPKTRRENQQLSEEPREQRRFPVKRPTAPEVPSPPDSGNDDYSVQGSDHAENTSTTSPCFHVPAEEQSAFRILDSTQENVVHRLLSTRGNLSFDQLSGRLRFFGPTANSHVYYADTSDSSRSREPSEQIRRAERIIRTLTATTHDYLMNNFWTHYNSVLKIIHRESFESDRESQSPKFYSSFLHIAILAMGFRFADCSRDDMKRMALGNRESTLHREAKYMLDVELERPGGIPSVQALLLLGDLECGVGRDNTGWMYAGMANRLAFDIGLHLDCRNSGFDEQEVDIRHMVMRACVIYDKYWSLFLGRPTSIKSQDVGMDLLSRRFSQLTSLMGTPGPTNKENQTVEIYDQLVELMELAGRIVEARDSRQSPASLHKRDGADSEEDAYVQSTNLDRQLQNWYRRLPEHLQWKPANIKHAPFSYFLLHQQYHVSMILLHRSWANYEEVSGDTISTDANLTPNSNPDSKDTSDHHQFNHSLGTNVSQSTTDTGRVASSRSICSFHAIRVARIFWQHRQRFDGTKIFITGIQHAGTAAIALIAALAYHRCESDRRTYLGYLEILASAISDMSQVYQPAARMDNLLKAVLRKLRTDNDSLDGASQPPIILTGSEKSLLSSPGWRGNTDSVYSFLPARREAEVRDSPPNKRRRPSTSSRRASEFARPPLPFFGAKTQSSTRRSSQSNVYANISSPLEPATYHPGGNDHQLFNLDFLNGSAIDNDREGDASDAKSKPVEDCIFVSPLSNSWAQDITTNGNASPSRKANLRYGDLELNDWESGASGIGLESPSSFQLSGGGESGRESQQKVHKEEPTQSSLKSEAKGTVMDQGGFGPFGHDAMDWMGTDGGLDTMTSVSLIELVQSSIAGKAERRPADEAPRNHELDFLSF